Within Romboutsia sp. CE17, the genomic segment TTGCTATACTTATAACTTTATTTACAGGAGTTAAGTTATTTGAAGTAGGTACTATAAACTTAGGACAAGTAATACTTGCAGTAGTTCTTTTAGCAAGTTCATTTGGACCAACTGTTGCTCTAAGTAACTTATCTAATAACTTAATGCATACTTTTGCTTGTGCACAAAGATTATTTAATATATTAGACGAAGTTCCAGCAGTTAAAGAAGTTGCCGGAGAAGAAAACTTAAATACAGATTCTATAAGTATAGAAAATGTTGATTTTAAATATGATGGAAGAAGTGAAAACTTACTAAAAAATCTAAACCTTAAGATTAATAAAGGTGATAAGGTTGCAATAATTGGACCAAGTGGATGTGGGAAAAGTACATTACTTAAGCTTATAATGAGATTTTGGGATGTAGATAATGGAGAAATAAAGATAGATAATAAAAACATTAAAAACATACCTACAAAATCATTAAGAAAGAAGCAATCTTTAGTAAGTCAAGAAACATTCTTATTTAATGATACTATAGAAAATAATATAAAAATAGGTAAGTATGATGCAACTGAAGAAGAAGTAATAGAGGCAGCTAAAAAAGCATCTATACATGAGTTTATAACTACATTACCTAATGGATATAAGACTAATGTAGGTGAAATAGGTTCAAACCTTTCTTCTGGAGAAAGACAAAGATTAGGTATAGCTAGAGCTTTCTTACATAATCCAGATGTGCTTATATTAGATGAACCAACGAGCAACTTAGATACTTTAAATGAGGCTGAGATATTAAAGAGCATTAAGTCTGAGTCTAAAGATAAAACTATTATAATGGTATCTCATAGAAAGTCTAGTACAGCAATTTGTGATAAAAAGATTTATGTTAGAAATAATAGATTAGAGTTAAGTTAAAGAGGATATTATGAGTAGAATACAAAGAGAAAAAGAAATTATAGATCTAATGATAAAAATATATTGCAATAAAAAACATAAGACTAAAAAAGATGAATTATGTGATGAATGCAAAGAACTCTTAGAATATGCTCATAAAAGGCTAGATTTTTGTAAATTTGGTGAGGAAAAGAAATTTTGTAGTAAATGTCCAATACATTGCTATAAAAAGGACATGAAAATTA encodes:
- a CDS encoding ABC transporter ATP-binding protein, producing the protein MNNEEKRMSGIKIMARLIKILKPLAPIMMITITFGVLGFLAATAVTTFGAVAIGDILGIDMYFSLSDTVKLIIACAILRGILRSVEQYSGHYIAFRILAILRDIVFKALRKLAPAKLETKEKGNLISVITSDIELLEVFYAHTIAPIAIAILTSSITAAILYFINPYFGLIGVVFYLIIGCAIPVMSSKFANQAGLEYRNEFGRTNSFLLDSLKGIKEVLLFNVGEERIQAINENSEKLNDKMAVIKEHEGIIRAFTDVTIMVAILITLFTGVKLFEVGTINLGQVILAVVLLASSFGPTVALSNLSNNLMHTFACAQRLFNILDEVPAVKEVAGEENLNTDSISIENVDFKYDGRSENLLKNLNLKINKGDKVAIIGPSGCGKSTLLKLIMRFWDVDNGEIKIDNKNIKNIPTKSLRKKQSLVSQETFLFNDTIENNIKIGKYDATEEEVIEAAKKASIHEFITTLPNGYKTNVGEIGSNLSSGERQRLGIARAFLHNPDVLILDEPTSNLDTLNEAEILKSIKSESKDKTIIMVSHRKSSTAICDKKIYVRNNRLELS
- a CDS encoding nitrous oxide-stimulated promoter family protein, which produces MSRIQREKEIIDLMIKIYCNKKHKTKKDELCDECKELLEYAHKRLDFCKFGEEKKFCSKCPIHCYKKDMKIKIKEVMKFSGPRLLFYNPVEVIKHILEK